A genomic window from Fusarium falciforme chromosome 2, complete sequence includes:
- a CDS encoding Drf-GBD domain-containing protein, producing the protein MNPTEVNSFEPGRRPRPKSSILESFMNRRQASNEDRPPLSPFEGTTPPIQPKIMAFENFSNPGALAELQRNQQEPIPRFPRRDDRDDRGRSPSPTKNSFGNFTVITAAGNDTKGTKSRDVSPTKPKKTKSGTNLAGLLRPKTLKNLGRFGSDEDMNSKDKENRTPDEPPAPTPIYAQFTSNPLSQEPRSQRASLDATRKPSDQDLYMSNRPVVRERPKSFHPVHTKMDSPPSPTKARFPNESRKGSKDSTESKSKSSRGKVLSAFTFTHGRSKSMSTVAEPTERVLDPKDIDKHLEAMLDRRNIPENQRYKMRNLSNTIKMEFIRQDWAEMQALRAERPCSTDSVNSNGSVDAGTYEDKPKRSRGKSFTLSRGKKDKEPSSPVKKSKGDGTLGRHFRSKSTDSVISEAPPGSSGSANSGILSKIKLQQGPGDYVAYLRKVQKPELVEVGKVHKLRLLLRNETVAWIEDFIQQGGMKEIVGLLNRIMEVEWREEHEDALLHENLLCLKALSTTARAMQYLDTIQGDLFPKLLHMLFDPEKKGPSEFTTRNIITSVLFTYIESASPTERVTRAKNVLSHLRDPEPKEDERPLPFVLEMRQERPYRVWCKEVVCVTKEVFWIFLHNVNVVDLPSERPSSADSNPGPYTYMLRHFPQERPPVPAAPYVGGVEWDATNYLACHLDLMNAILACTPTVEERNALRAQFRISGWERCLGGSLRLCKEKFYGSVHDGLRTWVAAAAEDGWDYKDVRYGPPPESRGSPKKAGGGQKKKVEQAPKIEMPKLDFGLDKPPAPKKDEWL; encoded by the exons ATGAATCCCACCGAGGTCAACAGTTTCGAGCCGGGCCGACGCCCAAGGCCCAAGTCATCGATACTCGAATCCTTCATGAACCGTCGCCAGGCCTCCAACGAAGACCGCCCTCCTCTGAGTCCCTTTGAGGGCACCACGCCTCCGATACAGCCCAAGATCATGGCATTTGAGAACTTTTCCAACCCCGGAGCCCTGGCTGAGCTGCAGCGCAATCAGCAGGAGCCCATCCCTCGCTTCCCCAGGCGAGACGATCGAGACGACCGTGGCCGATCACCATCACCGACCAAGAACAGTTTCGGCAACTTTACTGTCATCACGGCAGCTGGCAATGACACCAAGGGAACCAAGTCCCGCGACGTCTCGCCAACCAAACCCAAAAAGACCAAGTCGGGAACCAACTTGGCTGGTTTGCTGAGGCCCAAGACCCTCAAAAACCTAGGCAGGTTCGGATCCGACGAGGACATGAattccaaggacaaggagaacagAACACCCGATGAACCACCAGCGCCCACCCCCATATATGCCCAGTTCACATCAAACCCTCTGAGCCAAGAGCCACGGAGTCAACGTGCAAGTCTCGACGCAACAAGGAAACCGAGCGACCAGGACCTTTACATGAGCAATCGACCTGTGGTCAGAGAGAGACCAAAGTCATTCCACCCCGTGCATACCAAGATGGACTCACCACCGTCGCCAACAAAGGCCCGCTTCCCGAACGAGTCCCGAAAGGGCTCCAAGGACTCGACCGAGTCCAAGAGTAAGAGTAGCCGCGGCAAGGTCCTGAGTGCCTTTACATTCACCCACGGCCGATCCAAGTCCATGTCGACCGTCGCCGAGCCCACCGAGAGGGTGCTCGATCCTAAGGACATCGACAAGCACCTTGAGGCCATGTTGGATCGACGAAACATTCCAGAGAACCAGAGGTACAAGATGCGAAATTTGagcaacaccatcaagatGGAGTTTATCCGTCAGGACTGGGCCGAGATGCAGGCTTTGAGGGCTGAAAGGCCCTGCTCTACTGACAGTGTGAACAGCAACGGCTCGGTTGATGCGGGCACGTACGAAGACAAGCCGAAGCGATCACGAGGAAAGAGTTTTACGCTCTCTCGAGGAAAAAAGGACAAGGAACCGAGCTCGCCCGTCAAAAAGTCCAAGGGAGACGGCACGCTTGGGCGCCACTTTAGGAGCAAATCGACCGATAGCGTGATTAGTGAAGCTCCTCCTGGATCAAGCGGATCAGCCAACTCGGGCATCCTCTCCAAGATCAAGCTCCAACAAGGCCCGGGTGACTATGTGGCCTATCTCAGAAAGGTCCAGAAGCCTGAGCTCGTCGAAGTCGGCAAGGTTCACAAGCTTCGACTGTTGCTGCGGAACGAAACCGTCGCCTGGATTGAAGACTTTATCCAGCAGGGCGGCATGAAGGAGATTGTTGGTCTCCTCAACCGTATCATGGAGGTTGAGTGGAG GGAGGAACATGAGGATGCGCTTCTTCACGAGAACCTTCTATGTCTCAAGGCATTGTCGACGACTGCTCGCGCCATGCAGTATCTCGACACGATCCAGGGTGACTTGTTTCCCAAGCTCCTCCACATGCTGTTTGACCCTGAGAAGAAGGGTCCTAGCGAGTTCACCACGCGCAACATCATCACGTCTGTCCTCTTCACATACATCGAGTCTGCAAGCCCGACTGAGCGGGTGACGAGAGCAAAGAATGTCCTCTCACATTTGCGAGACCCAGAACCCAAAGAAGACGAACGTCCGTTGCCGTTTGTCCTCGAGATGAGGCAGGAGAGGCCATACCGCGTATGGTGTAAGGAGGTTGTCTGCGTGACAAAGGAAGTCTTTTGGATATTCCTCCACAACGTCAACGTCGTAGACCTCCCCTCGGAGCGCCCCTCATCGGCAGACTCCAACCCTGGTCCATATACCTACATGCTCCGGCACTTCCCTCAGGAGCGCCCTCCTGTGCCGGCAGCGCCGTACGTGGGCGGAGTGGAATGGGATGCGACCAACTACCTGGCTTGCCATCTCGATCTCATGAATGCGATCCTGGCGTGCACACCTACAGTCGAGGAGCGTAATGCTCTCCGAGCGCAGTTTCGCATTTCCGGATGGGAACGCTGTCTTGGAGGTAGTCTTCGCCTCTGCAAGGAGAAATTCTATGGAAGCGTACACGACGGCCTTCGCACGTGGGTCGCAGCGGCCGCTGAGGATGGCTGGGATTATAAGGATGTACGATATGGGCCGCCACCGGAGTCCCGGGGTTCGCCAAAGAAGGCCGGAGGGGGGCAGAAGAAAAAGGTTGAGCAGGCGCCAAAGATTGAGATGCCCAAGCTCGACTTTGGTCTGGATAAGCCGCCGGCGCCGAAGAAGGACGAGTGGCTGTGA
- a CDS encoding UCR-hinge domain-containing protein produces MGIWDAFTDIVEAVTPWSVVEAEAPAEPKEEPEAETETKDEPEEEAEEEEEEEEDEDEEDEEELVDPKDTLEEECRNSPQCAPAKHHFDECVERVQQQESEGGAKEDCVEEFFHLAHCATACAAPKLWAKLK; encoded by the exons ATGGGTATCTGGGACGCCTTCACCGATATTGTCGAGGCCGTGACGCCATGGAGCGTCGTCGAGGCTGAGGCTCCTGCCGAGCCCAAG GAGGAGCCCGAGGCCGAaaccgagaccaaggacgagcccgaggaggaggccgaggaagaggaggaggaggaagaggatgaggatgaggaggatgaggaggagctcgtcGACCCCAAGGATACCCTCGAGGAAG AGTGCCGGAACTCTCCCCAGTGTGCTCCCGCCAAGCACCACTTTGATGAGTGCGTTGAGCGTGTGCAGCAGCAAGAGAGCGAGGGTGGTGCCAAGGAGGACTGCGTTGAGGAGT TCTTCCACCTGGCTCACTGCGCGACCGCCTGCGCTGCCCCTAAGCTTTGGGCTAAGCTCAAGTAA